The genomic DNA GTCTGTAACTGTACACTCCTTTAACGGTCGCGCTGATAACCATTTGTCATCCCAGAAACAAATATCTCGACCATTCCCCAACACCCATCTATAGCCTTGGCAAACAACATCACGCAGGCCAACTCTTATACTTCGCCAAGTTGAGGAACCAGGTTTCTTAGCAGACATCCACGCCTTATCCTGCACTCCTCCAACCTTGTACTTCTTTCTCAAGACAAGAGCCCAGAGACTGGTCTGATCCCCCAGTAGACGCCAGCCCAATTTTGCCAAAAGCGCTTTATTCATAGTTTGTGAGGCACGAATCCCCAAGCCTCCCTTGCAGCGAGGGAAGCAAACTCTATCCCATGCAACTAAATGCTGCTTTCTCTGCTCTGGTGTACTACCCCACAAAAAGTTTCTCGAGGCTCTATCCAATCCATCAAGAATAGACTTAGGCAACATAATTGTGCTCATTGTGTGAACCGGTATTGACGAGAGAACTGCCTTAGTAAGAGTAAGTCTGCCCGCCATACTCAACAGCCTACCCTTCCACCCTGCTAACCGTGATGTAACTTTCTGAAGAACCTCTCCAAACGTATCTTTATTAATTCTCTTCTGCAAAACTGGCATTCCCAAGTACTTACCCACGTCCTTAGTTGCTTTGACCCCACTCTCATCACTGATCTGCTGCCCCAATTCTCTCGAGACattttcagagaaaaaaattttagatttctCTAGGGACACCTTCTGTCCTGACGCAACACAAAATTTCTCCAAAATACGCCTAATCACACGGACTTGACTCACCGAAGCTTCAGcaaaaagaatcaaatcatcagcaaaacagaTATGGGATAGTTTAGGGCCTCCACGAGACAAAGCAATAGGCTTCCACTCGCCCAACACAATCGAACTATCAATCATATGACAAAGCCGTTCAAGGCACAACACAAAGAGATAGGGAGATAAAGGATCTCCCTGTCTCAGACCACGGCCCGGAGTAAACGCCTCTGTTTTCTCACCATTCCAGAGAATTGTCATTGATGGATCTCTCACACACTAGAGCACCCATTGAACCCAACAGTCATCAAAACCAGCCGCCTTCAATGTGTCTTCTAAGAAATCCCACCTGATTCTGTCATATGCTTTCTCCAAATCCAATTTCAAAAGCATCCAACCCTTACGCCCTTTCTTTCTACGCATCGAGTGGACCGCTTCTTGAACCAACACAATATTGTCAGTGCTCAACCTCCCCGGTATGAAGCTTGACTGTGCTGGACCAATAAGTTTCGAAATCACATTCTTTAGACGTAGCACCATTGTCTTCGTAATAATCTTGAACAAGACGTTGCAAAGACTAATGGGTCGGAACTGGTTGATTCTCTCCGGTTTTGGCACCTTTGGGATCAACACGACCAGGGCATCATTCGTGCTAGGTGGTAACTGACCTGTGACAAAGAAATCCAAAGCAAATCTCACCACAGATTCCCCAACCTCTCCCCAACAACTCTGATAAAATATGGGCTGGTAGCCATCAGGCCCTGGGGCCTTGTAACCTCCCATAGTGCGAGTAGCGGCTGCCACTTCAGACGCAGTGAACGGTCTATTAAGGCTTTCCTTCTCCACTCCAGTGAGGCCAACAAAACCATCCCGTGGAACCCCTACAACCACAGCAGGGATATCATCCGTAGAATACAACCGCTTAAAATATGTCACAGCAATATCCTCAAGCTCTGAAGCATCCGAAGTCCAAACATTCTCCTCATTCTTCAACATATCTATACGATTCCTCCTATGTCGTATAATGGTAGAGGTGTGGAAGTAAGTAGTATTTCTATCTCCATGCACAATCCACTTGTCCCTAGATTTCTGAAACCAAATCATCTCCTCCTGTTCCAGAATCTCCTCAAACTCTTTCAACAAATCCTCCTCCTCACGCAACATATCATCTGTCTGTGTGACCTCCAAACTGTCCTGGACCGCTTTGATTTTGTTCAGCAACAACTCCTTCTTTTTCTGAACATCTCCAAAGACATCTCGATTCCATCTCTTCAGTTTCACTTGTAAAACCTTCAAAGCATCTGGTGTTTTCAGCTGCCCATCCCACGATGCTACCAACAGGTCTTTGAAACTAGGGTGTTTAAGCCATGCTGCCTCAAACCGAAATGGCCTCCTACTTGAATCCCTCACCACTTCTGGGCATAACTGGAGGTATAATGGAGCATGGTCCGATGCTAAGAACGGTAAGTGTGTCACACTTGCATCCTGCCACTTTAATCTTGAGTGAGCACAACACAAGATTCTATCCAATCGCTTTGCAACAAAGTGGTTTTCGGTCCGCCCTCTCCTCCAGGTATATTTGTTACCGCGAAAACCCATGTCTATCAATGAAAGACTATGAATCCAATCCCCAAAGGCCAACGAATCGGGAGATAATCTCCCATTCCCTCCCGACCTTTCATCCAAACGGACAATGGTGTTAAAGTCACCACCAACCACTAGAGGACCGTCTAAAGTCACCAccaatattattgttttaagaaatggatattgaagttgagatattattttcttaactaaatatttaaatcttttaatttaaaatgaaatgagaaattgattttgtagatatattattgtttttttaatagatatgtTTGGCAatatgatatatgatatatatgatttttgtttttttgttaacccTTAAagtgtactccccaattaatagtataataaATCATTGTAGTGGAACTTATTGTTATCCCCTATAATTTTGATATacatttttactatatttttatacacTATTTAGCACACAAACTCTGTGGAGATCAAAATCCATATTGTCGGAGAGACGAAATAGACTAAATAGTTATATAAACAGTGgtggaaagtaaataaaaccaAAGGGGAATAATATACTCACTTTGAGCGACCATGTGAATCATATGAACAATGGATAGTAACGTAGAAGAGTTCATAATAGCAagcaaaaacccaaaagaaaagaagatattaAGTTAAATAATTAGGAGGAGTAACTCTAGATTGAGACACTGTTAGGGATCCCTTTCCCAGTAAGCCCACCTTCTCTTGTGTAATCTGTAGTATTCGGGTATAACAGAGTATGCGGTATGTTAACCGGTCCGGTCCTGTTCTTGAATCTCTTGTCATTGTTTCTCCTTATGATATTGTTCTCTATCAGCTCTAGTTCTTTCCCAAACCGTTTAAACGCCTCTAAAGCCTCATCATCAGCCGTCCAATTTGGTGATTCCCTCTGTTGAGTGCATAGACAAGGTCTCTATGATGGAGATCCCAAGAAGAGTCTGTAACTGCGGCGTGATCGTCTTCAAGAATGCTACGTCAATGTCTTCTGCCAGCTCAGCATAATCAACGGTACCTGGCTCGGGCATAAACCGGTGGCTGACCGTAGGACGGTTAGGGAGAAACCCAGCGTAAGGGTACTGTCCGAAATTGACTGCTGCGCGAAGAGCAGAAGCGATCTAAATGATGATTGTGCAGGATTCGATAAGGTcgggattttattttttttgtttatattttgtgttatttaattttctttttttggtttgttgtgttgtttttataaaatgttgatttttagtttttggtgttttgttgtttacgtTGCAATTTTGGTCAATGCAACAATCTCATCCATTGTAGTGCACCTTAcccaaaaagttaaaaagttcTATTCAATGCAATCAGTCATTTATATTCTACACTTCTATTTGAAATGTTATAGTTGGTATGTTAAGTTGTTAACCATGTTGTATAGTGTGATTAACTTTCCTCTGTAATTACGTCACAGGTGATAAGTGTAAAGGTGAGAGAATCAAAAGCAACACATGCAATAAATTTCTAGCTCAAGTCCAATGTTATTATTGTCATACAAGTCCCCTGTTTAATAAATCTCACTAACGCTCAGtttgaaaaactaaaaacaaacattgcaacaaaccaaaagagaagaaaaagaaaatgcaaagtgCTTGGAATGTTTTCAAGGGCTCAGGTGCTCATTGCCTCTATTTCGGATTCACTTAGCTTCCCTgtcatttgaaaataaaatagcaAATACAATGTTGACTTTAGTGTATGAGAAGACATTGCAAAAAACTATCCACCTACTCAAGGCTAAATTGGATATAGATAAGAGGTGTATAAGACTAAGAGAGAGAACATGTTGGTAGGATCGATTTCAAGGgccttcttgacatcaaactcAGCCAAGTCTAAATCAGCCAACTCCATGTATGCTTGCGCTCTCCTGTAAAACTCACATATCAACGGGCAgttcatattattatataccTTCTTGTATCTCTTGGACGCCAGAGCATATTTGCCTGCTTTAAACttggagttttcttcttccttcttagtATCACCTTCTATCTTTTCTTCAGTGTTCATGTCCCACGATTCCCTTTCCTACAAACCCAATAACAACCAAGTGTTGGACTCTTATACTTCCTTACTGGCTGAATTGTAAACAACATAAGCATCTAAAAGTACACTAACCTTGTCGTAAGTCACAAGATCAAGCTCAAAGTACACAGTTGAGATTGGCAGTGCCACAGCCAATTCCTGTTTTGACTCATTAGAACCAAAGGCATACTCAAGTTCTACTGTCACCAATGACACTTCACCCTTTTTCATCTTCATGACAGCTCTATCAAGTCCATCGACCACTTGCTCTGTTTAGGCATCCAGCAAATGAGTTACAATGACTAAGTAAACCAGGGAATTACAGCGCATCCAAGTGGACATTTTTAAGAATGTTTGGAAGAGTGTAATTACCTTCATCTGGTTTGAACTCAAACAGTTCCTCATTCTCACCATGACCTTTCTTCAGGAATACAGTTTCATCTTGAAGCTTTCCAATCAACTTCActacaagaaagaaacaaataaaagccTTGTAAGAAACCATTATGCATGGTTAAAACATCAGTGTGATAAAATCTGAAATGCAAACCTTTCACAACAGCCCCATCGTTAGGACGCTCATATCCTTCCCATTCCTTTAAGATTTTCTTCGAATCAACCCACCACCCGTTGGTGAAGGCGGCCAGGTTTGAGCTCTGCAAAAGAAACGTAAGGAGTTCCCATGGTCGTCGCAATGTTTTTTTAGTCAGATATGGAAGTAGAGAATTGCGTTAGTGAGATGGTAACTTATATAGGGATGTCTGAATTTATACAATAAGAATATATAGTAGTGgggaaataattaaataagagGGAATTGAAACAAAATCATACCGTTCAGAATCTACGCCGTTACAATTACGATTGGAATCATTGAGAACTCTTacaaagatgaagatggagaagtgTAGGGATTGGAATAGCACTTAATGCATCAGAAGGTGAGATGAAAATACcatgaaaatgaagatgaaaCGGTAGAGAAGAGGAGAGGGAATCAAGCCATCATATGATACGACGGAGAAGTCTAGACTTCGTCAATGATTTTATTAGGATAGAAGAACATAAACTATCTTTAACTTTTCTAGAGTCTGTTGGGCtgataatatgttttttttttgtaatgttatggactttttattttaaaatataataacaaaatacaTACTATCAAAATATAAGGGTTCGGGTACTCTCAAATTTCTGAAGCCCATTAGTATATGATTAAAAATTGCTTAGTGGGTAAGTGGTTAAGAATAGCccctaaatattaaataaagagCTGCTGAGGTGGCAGCACCAGGAGTGAGAAAAgtgaactttatatatatatagattatgatatatcttaaatttagaaatctatttttgaaatgtatttttttatcaatatgaattttgttttaaaaatgtttaatacttttt from Camelina sativa cultivar DH55 chromosome 2, Cs, whole genome shotgun sequence includes the following:
- the LOC104755174 gene encoding peptidyl-prolyl cis-trans isomerase FKBP62-like; this encodes MALGTTHSSIPWLVWFLWKDRNNKVFQGLQSEPIDIINQALRDQLWWKESQLTTRVDPVSTDSLITLESLIHCQVDGSWKASEPHSGLGWWCGDGENQTLVMGAKCQRRSTSPLHSELEALLWAMECIRSRGIDCRRFETDSTELLAMVQSSNLAAFTNGWWVDSKKILKEWEGYERPNDGAVVKVKLIGKLQDETVFLKKGHGENEELFEFKPDEEQVVDGLDRAVMKMKKGEVSLVTVELEYAFGSNESKQELAVALPISTVYFELDLVTYDKERESWDMNTEEKIEGDTKKEEENSKFKAGKYALASKRYKKVYNNMNCPLICEFYRRAQAYMELADLDLAEFDVKKALEIDPTNMFSLLVLYTSYLYPI